A region of Mauremys mutica isolate MM-2020 ecotype Southern chromosome 2, ASM2049712v1, whole genome shotgun sequence DNA encodes the following proteins:
- the SLC4A2 gene encoding anion exchange protein 2 isoform X2 yields the protein MSRSQVSSGIHHIVSSAFESPEADALGPGSPAAADEEETDLNKTLGVERFEVILHDSHQRNGEEAGRSYGEEDFEYHRQSSHHIHHPLSTHLPPDARRKKGAQKGKKKRRRASVPGETPTIEEAEEDEDETCDTEPERSAEELPGGIQFFLQEDEAAERCPEEPTTPTSLPSSPMELGGAAATDPKGAGPRAEEERGPDGPSADEPSCPGRPVPKSQPGHRSYNLNERRRIGSMTGVEQAQYQKVPTDESEAQTLASADLDYMKSHRFEDVPGVRRHLVRKSAKGQVVHISKEHTEPSARLRKHNRQPHEVFVELNELVVDKNQELQWKETARWIKFEEDVEEETDRWGKPHVASLSFRSLLELRKTLSHGAVLLDLDQKTLPGVAHQVVEQMIISDQIRAEDRANVLRALLLKHSHPSDEKDFFPRNISAGSLGSLLVHHHSANHVGEGGEPTVTEPLIGTHAAEHEARVEVERERESLSSAPPAGITRSKSKHELKLLEKIPDNAEATVVLVGCVEFLDQPTMAFVRLQAAVELDSVLEVPIPVRFLFVLLGPSSANMDYHEIGRSISTLMSDKQFHEAAYLADDRYDLLSAINEFLDCSVVLPPSEVQGEELLRTVAHFQRQMLQKREEQERRVLPGTALEPKSPAEKALLKLKVVDGEAEDEDDPLRRTGRPFGGLVRDVRRRYPKYLSDFRDSLNPQCVAAIIFIYFAALSPAITFGGLLGEKTQDLIGVSELIISTAVQGIVFCLLGAQPLLVIGFSGPLLVFEEAFFTFCTTNGLEYLVGRVWIGFWLILIVLVMVAVEGSILVRFVSRFTQEIFAFLISLIFIYETFSKLAKIFQEHPLHGCGWANGTGTENGSAPLGNGTGGRPGPAVTGQPNTALLSLVLMAGTFFIAFFLRKFKNSRFFPGRIRRVIGDFGVPIAILIMVLVDFSIRDTYTQKLSVPSGFSVTAPEKRGWVINPLGEGSSFPVWMMVASALPAVLVFILIFMETQITTLIISKKERMLQKGSGFHLDLLLIVAMGGFCALFGLPWLAAATVRSVTHANALTVMSKAVAPGDKPKIQEVKEQRVTGLLVALLVGLSIVIGDLLRHIPLAVLFGIFLYMGVTSLNGIQFYERLHLLLMPPKHHPDVTFVKKVRTLRMHLFTGLQLACLAVLWAVMSTAASLAFPFILILTVPLRMCLLTRIFTARELKCLDAEEAEPIFDEREGVDEYNEMPMPV from the exons ATGAGCCGCTCCCAGGTTTCCTCCGGGATTCACCACATCGTCTCCTCTGCCTTCGAGAGC CCGGAGGCGGACGCCCTGGGCCCCGGCTCACCCGCGGCGGCGGACGAGGAGGAGACCGACCTGAACAAGACGCTGGGGGTGGAGCGCTTCGAGGTGATCCTGCACGACTCGCACCAGCGCAACGGGGAGGAGGCCGGCCGCAGCTACGGCGAGGAGGATTTTGAgt ATCACCGCCAGTCATCACACCACATTCACCACCCCCTCTCCACGCACCTGCCCCCCGACGCCCGCAGGAAGAAGGGGGCACAGAAGGGCAAGAAGAAGCGGCGCCGGGCGTCCGTTCCAGGAGAGACCCCCACCAtcgaggaggcggaggaggatgaggatgagaCCTGTGACACGGAGCCAGAGCGCTCGGCCGAGGAGCTGCCCGGGGGGATCCAG TTCTTCTTGCAGGAGGACGAGGCTGCCGAGCGCTGCCCAGAGGAGCCCACGACCCCAACGTCTCTGCCAAGCTCCCCCATGGAACTGGGGGGGGCTGCAGCTACAGACCCCAAGGGGGCCGG CCCCAGGGCCGAGGAGGAGCGTGGGCCCGACGGGCCCAGTGCAGACGAGCCCAGCTGCCCAGGCCGCCCTGTTCCCAAGTCCCAGCCAGGGCACCGGAGCTACAACCTGAACGAGAGGCGGCGCATCGGCAGCATGACGGGGGTGGAGCAGGCCCAGTACCAGAAGGTGCCCACGGATGAATCGGAGGCCCAGACGCTGGCCTCGGCCGACCTGGACTACATGAAGA GCCACAGGTTCGAGGACGTGCCTGGGGTCCGACGGCACCTGGTCCGCAAGAGCGCCAAGGGCCAAGTTGTGCACATCAGCAAAGAGCACACGGAGCCGAGCGCCCGGCTCAGGAAACACAACCGGCAGCCGCACGAG gTCTTTGTGGAGCTGAACGAGCTGGTGGTGGACAAGAACCAGGAGCTGCAGTGGAAGGAGACAGCGCGCTGGATCAAGTTTGAGGAGGATGTGGAGGAGGAGACCGATCGCTGGGGGAAGCCCCATGTGGCCTCCCTGAGCTTCCGCAGCCTGCTGGAGCTGCGCAAGACCCTCTCCCATG GGGCCGTGCTGCTGGACCTGGACCAGAAGACACTGCCGGGCGTGGCGCACCAGGTGGTGGAGCAGATGATCATCTCGGACCAGATCCGGGCCGAGGACCGCGCCAACGTGCTGCGGGCGCTGCTGCTAAAGCACAG CCACCCGAGCGACGAGAAGGATTTCTTCCCTCGCAACATCTCAGCtggcagcctgggctccctgctggtGCATCACCACAGCGCCAACCACGTGGGCGAGGGCGGCGAGCCCACGGTCACCGAGCCCCTCATCGGCACCCACGCTGCCGAACACGAGGCCAGGGTCGAGGTGGAGCGGGAG cgagAGAGCCTGAGCTCGGCACCCCCAGCTGGCATCACAAGGTCGAAGTCGAAGCACGAGCTGAAGCTGCTGGAGAAGATCCCGGACAACGCGGAGGCCACGGTGGTGCTTGTGG GCTGCGTGGAGTTCCTGGACCAGCCCACCATGGCCTTCGTGCGGCTGCAGGCGGCTGTGGAGCTGGACTCGGTGCTGGAGGTGCCCATCCCCGTCCGCTTCCTCTTCGTGCTCCTGGGGCCCAGCAGTGCCAACATGGACTACCACGAGATCGGgcgctccatctccaccctcat GTCCGACAAG CAATTCCATGAGGCAGCGTATCTGGCTGACGACCGGTACGACCTGCTCAGCGCCATCAATGAGTTCCTGGACTGCAGTGTGGTGCTGCCGCCCTCCGAGGTGCAGGGTGAGGAGCTGCTGCGCACCGTAGCCCACTTCCagcgccagatgcttcagaagcgTGAGGAGCAGGAGCGCCGAGTGCTGCCAGGCACTGCGCTGGAGCCCAAGTCACCCGCCGAGAAAG CGCTGCTGAAGCTGAAGGTGGTGGATGGGGAGGCGGAGGACGAGGACGACCCCCTGCGGCGCACGGGTCGGCCCTTCGGGGGGCTCGTCCGTGACGTGCGCCGGCGCTACCCCAAGTACCTGAGTGACTTCAGGGACAGCCTGAACCCCCAGTGCGTCGCCGCCATCATCTTCATCTACTTCGCCGCGCTCTCACCGGCCATCACCTTCGGGGGGCTGCTGG GGGAGAAGACCCAGGACCTGATCGGGGTGTCGGAGCTGATCATCTCCACGGCCGTGCAGGGCATCGTCTTCTGCCTGCTGGGCGCCCAGCCGCTGCTCGTCATCGGCTTCTCCGGGCCCCTGCTCGTCTTCGAAGAAGCGTTTTTCACA TTCTGCACGACCAACGGGCTGGAGTACCTGGTGGGGCGCGTGTGGATCGGCTTCTGGCTCATCCTCATCGTGCTGGTGATGGTGGCTGTGGAGGGCAGCATCCTGGTGCGCTTCGTGTCCCGCTTCACCCAGGAGATCTTCGCCTTCCTCATCTCCCTCATCTTCATCTACGAGACCTTCTCCAAGCTGGCCAAG ATCTTCCAGGAGCACCCCCTGCACGGCTGCGGGTGGGCGAACGGGACGGGCACGGAGAATGGCAGCGCGCCCCTGGGGAATGGGACGGGGGGCCGGCCCGGGCCGGCGGTGACGGGGCAGCCCAACACGGCCCTGCTCTCGCTGGTGCTCATGGCCGGCACCTTCTTCATCGCCTTCTTCCTGCGCAAGTTCAAGAACAGCCGCTTCTTCCCCGGGCGG ATCCGTCGGGTGATCGGGGACTTCGGGGTGCCCATCGCCATCCTCATCATGGTGCTGGTGGATTTCAGCATCCGGGACACGTACACGCAG aagcTGAGCGTTCCCAGTGGCTTCTCAGTGACGGCCCCGGAGAAGCGGGGCTGGGTCATCAACCCCCTGGGCGAGGGCAGCTCCTTCCCCGTCTGGATGATGGTGGCCAGCGCGCTGCCGGCCGTGCTGGTCTTCATCCTCATCTTCATGGAGACCCAGATCACCAC GCTGATCATCAGTAAGAAGGAGCGCATGCTGCAGAAGGGCTCCGGCTTCCACCTCGACCTGCTGCTCATCGTGGCCATGGGCGGCTTCTGCGCCCTCTTCGGGCTGCCCTGGCTGGCGGCCGCCACGGTGCGCTCGGTGACCCACGCCAACGCCCTGACGGTCATGAGCAAGGCCGTGGCCCCCGGCGACAAGCCCAAGATCCAGGAGGTGAAGGAGCAGCGCGTCACAGGGCTGCTGGTGGCCCTGCTCGTGG gcctGTCCATCGTCATCGGGGACCTGCTGCGGCACATCCCCCTGGCTGTGCTCTTCGGGATCTTCCTGTACATGGGCGTCACCTCGCTGAACGGCATCCAGTTCTACGAGCGCCTGCACCTGCTGCTCATGCCTCCCAAGCACCACCCCGACGTCACCTTCGTCAAAAAG
- the SLC4A2 gene encoding anion exchange protein 2 isoform X1: MSRSQVSSGIHHIVSSAFESPEADALGPGSPAAADEEETDLNKTLGVERFEVILHDSHQRNGEEAGRSYGEEDFEYHRQSSHHIHHPLSTHLPPDARRKKGAQKGKKKRRRASVPGETPTIEEAEEDEDETCDTEPERSAEELPGGIQFFLQEDEAAERCPEEPTTPTSLPSSPMELGGAAATDPKGAGPRAEEERGPDGPSADEPSCPGRPVPKSQPGHRSYNLNERRRIGSMTGVEQAQYQKVPTDESEAQTLASADLDYMKSHRFEDVPGVRRHLVRKSAKGQVVHISKEHTEPSARLRKHNRQPHEVFVELNELVVDKNQELQWKETARWIKFEEDVEEETDRWGKPHVASLSFRSLLELRKTLSHGAVLLDLDQKTLPGVAHQVVEQMIISDQIRAEDRANVLRALLLKHSHPSDEKDFFPRNISAGSLGSLLVHHHSANHVGEGGEPTVTEPLIGTHAAEHEARVEVERERESLSSAPPAGITRSKSKHELKLLEKIPDNAEATVVLVGCVEFLDQPTMAFVRLQAAVELDSVLEVPIPVRFLFVLLGPSSANMDYHEIGRSISTLMSDKQFHEAAYLADDRYDLLSAINEFLDCSVVLPPSEVQGEELLRTVAHFQRQMLQKREEQERRVLPGTALEPKSPAEKALLKLKVVDGEAEDEDDPLRRTGRPFGGLVRDVRRRYPKYLSDFRDSLNPQCVAAIIFIYFAALSPAITFGGLLGEKTQDLIGVSELIISTAVQGIVFCLLGAQPLLVIGFSGPLLVFEEAFFTFCTTNGLEYLVGRVWIGFWLILIVLVMVAVEGSILVRFVSRFTQEIFAFLISLIFIYETFSKLAKIFQEHPLHGCGWANGTGTENGSAPLGNGTGGRPGPAVTGQPNTALLSLVLMAGTFFIAFFLRKFKNSRFFPGRIRRVIGDFGVPIAILIMVLVDFSIRDTYTQKLSVPSGFSVTAPEKRGWVINPLGEGSSFPVWMMVASALPAVLVFILIFMETQITTLIISKKERMLQKGSGFHLDLLLIVAMGGFCALFGLPWLAAATVRSVTHANALTVMSKAVAPGDKPKIQEVKEQRVTGLLVALLVGLSIVIGDLLRHIPLAVLFGIFLYMGVTSLNGIQFYERLHLLLMPPKHHPDVTFVKKVRTLRMHLFTGLQLACLAVLWAVMSTAASLAFPFILILTVPLRMCLLTRIFTARELKCLDAEEAEPIFDEREGVDEYNEMPMPV, translated from the exons ATGAGCCGCTCCCAGGTTTCCTCCGGGATTCACCACATCGTCTCCTCTGCCTTCGAGAGC CCGGAGGCGGACGCCCTGGGCCCCGGCTCACCCGCGGCGGCGGACGAGGAGGAGACCGACCTGAACAAGACGCTGGGGGTGGAGCGCTTCGAGGTGATCCTGCACGACTCGCACCAGCGCAACGGGGAGGAGGCCGGCCGCAGCTACGGCGAGGAGGATTTTGAgt ATCACCGCCAGTCATCACACCACATTCACCACCCCCTCTCCACGCACCTGCCCCCCGACGCCCGCAGGAAGAAGGGGGCACAGAAGGGCAAGAAGAAGCGGCGCCGGGCGTCCGTTCCAGGAGAGACCCCCACCAtcgaggaggcggaggaggatgaggatgagaCCTGTGACACGGAGCCAGAGCGCTCGGCCGAGGAGCTGCCCGGGGGGATCCAG TTCTTCTTGCAGGAGGACGAGGCTGCCGAGCGCTGCCCAGAGGAGCCCACGACCCCAACGTCTCTGCCAAGCTCCCCCATGGAACTGGGGGGGGCTGCAGCTACAGACCCCAAGGGGGCCGG CCCCAGGGCCGAGGAGGAGCGTGGGCCCGACGGGCCCAGTGCAGACGAGCCCAGCTGCCCAGGCCGCCCTGTTCCCAAGTCCCAGCCAGGGCACCGGAGCTACAACCTGAACGAGAGGCGGCGCATCGGCAGCATGACGGGGGTGGAGCAGGCCCAGTACCAGAAGGTGCCCACGGATGAATCGGAGGCCCAGACGCTGGCCTCGGCCGACCTGGACTACATGAAGA GCCACAGGTTCGAGGACGTGCCTGGGGTCCGACGGCACCTGGTCCGCAAGAGCGCCAAGGGCCAAGTTGTGCACATCAGCAAAGAGCACACGGAGCCGAGCGCCCGGCTCAGGAAACACAACCGGCAGCCGCACGAG gTCTTTGTGGAGCTGAACGAGCTGGTGGTGGACAAGAACCAGGAGCTGCAGTGGAAGGAGACAGCGCGCTGGATCAAGTTTGAGGAGGATGTGGAGGAGGAGACCGATCGCTGGGGGAAGCCCCATGTGGCCTCCCTGAGCTTCCGCAGCCTGCTGGAGCTGCGCAAGACCCTCTCCCATG GGGCCGTGCTGCTGGACCTGGACCAGAAGACACTGCCGGGCGTGGCGCACCAGGTGGTGGAGCAGATGATCATCTCGGACCAGATCCGGGCCGAGGACCGCGCCAACGTGCTGCGGGCGCTGCTGCTAAAGCACAG CCACCCGAGCGACGAGAAGGATTTCTTCCCTCGCAACATCTCAGCtggcagcctgggctccctgctggtGCATCACCACAGCGCCAACCACGTGGGCGAGGGCGGCGAGCCCACGGTCACCGAGCCCCTCATCGGCACCCACGCTGCCGAACACGAGGCCAGGGTCGAGGTGGAGCGGGAG cgagAGAGCCTGAGCTCGGCACCCCCAGCTGGCATCACAAGGTCGAAGTCGAAGCACGAGCTGAAGCTGCTGGAGAAGATCCCGGACAACGCGGAGGCCACGGTGGTGCTTGTGG GCTGCGTGGAGTTCCTGGACCAGCCCACCATGGCCTTCGTGCGGCTGCAGGCGGCTGTGGAGCTGGACTCGGTGCTGGAGGTGCCCATCCCCGTCCGCTTCCTCTTCGTGCTCCTGGGGCCCAGCAGTGCCAACATGGACTACCACGAGATCGGgcgctccatctccaccctcatgtCCGACAAG CAATTCCATGAGGCAGCGTATCTGGCTGACGACCGGTACGACCTGCTCAGCGCCATCAATGAGTTCCTGGACTGCAGTGTGGTGCTGCCGCCCTCCGAGGTGCAGGGTGAGGAGCTGCTGCGCACCGTAGCCCACTTCCagcgccagatgcttcagaagcgTGAGGAGCAGGAGCGCCGAGTGCTGCCAGGCACTGCGCTGGAGCCCAAGTCACCCGCCGAGAAAG CGCTGCTGAAGCTGAAGGTGGTGGATGGGGAGGCGGAGGACGAGGACGACCCCCTGCGGCGCACGGGTCGGCCCTTCGGGGGGCTCGTCCGTGACGTGCGCCGGCGCTACCCCAAGTACCTGAGTGACTTCAGGGACAGCCTGAACCCCCAGTGCGTCGCCGCCATCATCTTCATCTACTTCGCCGCGCTCTCACCGGCCATCACCTTCGGGGGGCTGCTGG GGGAGAAGACCCAGGACCTGATCGGGGTGTCGGAGCTGATCATCTCCACGGCCGTGCAGGGCATCGTCTTCTGCCTGCTGGGCGCCCAGCCGCTGCTCGTCATCGGCTTCTCCGGGCCCCTGCTCGTCTTCGAAGAAGCGTTTTTCACA TTCTGCACGACCAACGGGCTGGAGTACCTGGTGGGGCGCGTGTGGATCGGCTTCTGGCTCATCCTCATCGTGCTGGTGATGGTGGCTGTGGAGGGCAGCATCCTGGTGCGCTTCGTGTCCCGCTTCACCCAGGAGATCTTCGCCTTCCTCATCTCCCTCATCTTCATCTACGAGACCTTCTCCAAGCTGGCCAAG ATCTTCCAGGAGCACCCCCTGCACGGCTGCGGGTGGGCGAACGGGACGGGCACGGAGAATGGCAGCGCGCCCCTGGGGAATGGGACGGGGGGCCGGCCCGGGCCGGCGGTGACGGGGCAGCCCAACACGGCCCTGCTCTCGCTGGTGCTCATGGCCGGCACCTTCTTCATCGCCTTCTTCCTGCGCAAGTTCAAGAACAGCCGCTTCTTCCCCGGGCGG ATCCGTCGGGTGATCGGGGACTTCGGGGTGCCCATCGCCATCCTCATCATGGTGCTGGTGGATTTCAGCATCCGGGACACGTACACGCAG aagcTGAGCGTTCCCAGTGGCTTCTCAGTGACGGCCCCGGAGAAGCGGGGCTGGGTCATCAACCCCCTGGGCGAGGGCAGCTCCTTCCCCGTCTGGATGATGGTGGCCAGCGCGCTGCCGGCCGTGCTGGTCTTCATCCTCATCTTCATGGAGACCCAGATCACCAC GCTGATCATCAGTAAGAAGGAGCGCATGCTGCAGAAGGGCTCCGGCTTCCACCTCGACCTGCTGCTCATCGTGGCCATGGGCGGCTTCTGCGCCCTCTTCGGGCTGCCCTGGCTGGCGGCCGCCACGGTGCGCTCGGTGACCCACGCCAACGCCCTGACGGTCATGAGCAAGGCCGTGGCCCCCGGCGACAAGCCCAAGATCCAGGAGGTGAAGGAGCAGCGCGTCACAGGGCTGCTGGTGGCCCTGCTCGTGG gcctGTCCATCGTCATCGGGGACCTGCTGCGGCACATCCCCCTGGCTGTGCTCTTCGGGATCTTCCTGTACATGGGCGTCACCTCGCTGAACGGCATCCAGTTCTACGAGCGCCTGCACCTGCTGCTCATGCCTCCCAAGCACCACCCCGACGTCACCTTCGTCAAAAAG
- the SLC4A2 gene encoding anion exchange protein 2 isoform X3 — protein MSRSQVSSGIHHIVSSAFESPEADALGPGSPAAADEEETDLNKTLGVERFEVILHDSHQRNGEEAGRSYGEEDFEYHRQSSHHIHHPLSTHLPPDARRKKGAQKGKKKRRRASVPGETPTIEEAEEDEDETCDTEPERSAEELPGGIQEDEAAERCPEEPTTPTSLPSSPMELGGAAATDPKGAGPRAEEERGPDGPSADEPSCPGRPVPKSQPGHRSYNLNERRRIGSMTGVEQAQYQKVPTDESEAQTLASADLDYMKSHRFEDVPGVRRHLVRKSAKGQVVHISKEHTEPSARLRKHNRQPHEVFVELNELVVDKNQELQWKETARWIKFEEDVEEETDRWGKPHVASLSFRSLLELRKTLSHGAVLLDLDQKTLPGVAHQVVEQMIISDQIRAEDRANVLRALLLKHSHPSDEKDFFPRNISAGSLGSLLVHHHSANHVGEGGEPTVTEPLIGTHAAEHEARVEVERERESLSSAPPAGITRSKSKHELKLLEKIPDNAEATVVLVGCVEFLDQPTMAFVRLQAAVELDSVLEVPIPVRFLFVLLGPSSANMDYHEIGRSISTLMSDKQFHEAAYLADDRYDLLSAINEFLDCSVVLPPSEVQGEELLRTVAHFQRQMLQKREEQERRVLPGTALEPKSPAEKALLKLKVVDGEAEDEDDPLRRTGRPFGGLVRDVRRRYPKYLSDFRDSLNPQCVAAIIFIYFAALSPAITFGGLLGEKTQDLIGVSELIISTAVQGIVFCLLGAQPLLVIGFSGPLLVFEEAFFTFCTTNGLEYLVGRVWIGFWLILIVLVMVAVEGSILVRFVSRFTQEIFAFLISLIFIYETFSKLAKIFQEHPLHGCGWANGTGTENGSAPLGNGTGGRPGPAVTGQPNTALLSLVLMAGTFFIAFFLRKFKNSRFFPGRIRRVIGDFGVPIAILIMVLVDFSIRDTYTQKLSVPSGFSVTAPEKRGWVINPLGEGSSFPVWMMVASALPAVLVFILIFMETQITTLIISKKERMLQKGSGFHLDLLLIVAMGGFCALFGLPWLAAATVRSVTHANALTVMSKAVAPGDKPKIQEVKEQRVTGLLVALLVGLSIVIGDLLRHIPLAVLFGIFLYMGVTSLNGIQFYERLHLLLMPPKHHPDVTFVKKVRTLRMHLFTGLQLACLAVLWAVMSTAASLAFPFILILTVPLRMCLLTRIFTARELKCLDAEEAEPIFDEREGVDEYNEMPMPV, from the exons ATGAGCCGCTCCCAGGTTTCCTCCGGGATTCACCACATCGTCTCCTCTGCCTTCGAGAGC CCGGAGGCGGACGCCCTGGGCCCCGGCTCACCCGCGGCGGCGGACGAGGAGGAGACCGACCTGAACAAGACGCTGGGGGTGGAGCGCTTCGAGGTGATCCTGCACGACTCGCACCAGCGCAACGGGGAGGAGGCCGGCCGCAGCTACGGCGAGGAGGATTTTGAgt ATCACCGCCAGTCATCACACCACATTCACCACCCCCTCTCCACGCACCTGCCCCCCGACGCCCGCAGGAAGAAGGGGGCACAGAAGGGCAAGAAGAAGCGGCGCCGGGCGTCCGTTCCAGGAGAGACCCCCACCAtcgaggaggcggaggaggatgaggatgagaCCTGTGACACGGAGCCAGAGCGCTCGGCCGAGGAGCTGCCCGGGGGGATCCAG GAGGACGAGGCTGCCGAGCGCTGCCCAGAGGAGCCCACGACCCCAACGTCTCTGCCAAGCTCCCCCATGGAACTGGGGGGGGCTGCAGCTACAGACCCCAAGGGGGCCGG CCCCAGGGCCGAGGAGGAGCGTGGGCCCGACGGGCCCAGTGCAGACGAGCCCAGCTGCCCAGGCCGCCCTGTTCCCAAGTCCCAGCCAGGGCACCGGAGCTACAACCTGAACGAGAGGCGGCGCATCGGCAGCATGACGGGGGTGGAGCAGGCCCAGTACCAGAAGGTGCCCACGGATGAATCGGAGGCCCAGACGCTGGCCTCGGCCGACCTGGACTACATGAAGA GCCACAGGTTCGAGGACGTGCCTGGGGTCCGACGGCACCTGGTCCGCAAGAGCGCCAAGGGCCAAGTTGTGCACATCAGCAAAGAGCACACGGAGCCGAGCGCCCGGCTCAGGAAACACAACCGGCAGCCGCACGAG gTCTTTGTGGAGCTGAACGAGCTGGTGGTGGACAAGAACCAGGAGCTGCAGTGGAAGGAGACAGCGCGCTGGATCAAGTTTGAGGAGGATGTGGAGGAGGAGACCGATCGCTGGGGGAAGCCCCATGTGGCCTCCCTGAGCTTCCGCAGCCTGCTGGAGCTGCGCAAGACCCTCTCCCATG GGGCCGTGCTGCTGGACCTGGACCAGAAGACACTGCCGGGCGTGGCGCACCAGGTGGTGGAGCAGATGATCATCTCGGACCAGATCCGGGCCGAGGACCGCGCCAACGTGCTGCGGGCGCTGCTGCTAAAGCACAG CCACCCGAGCGACGAGAAGGATTTCTTCCCTCGCAACATCTCAGCtggcagcctgggctccctgctggtGCATCACCACAGCGCCAACCACGTGGGCGAGGGCGGCGAGCCCACGGTCACCGAGCCCCTCATCGGCACCCACGCTGCCGAACACGAGGCCAGGGTCGAGGTGGAGCGGGAG cgagAGAGCCTGAGCTCGGCACCCCCAGCTGGCATCACAAGGTCGAAGTCGAAGCACGAGCTGAAGCTGCTGGAGAAGATCCCGGACAACGCGGAGGCCACGGTGGTGCTTGTGG GCTGCGTGGAGTTCCTGGACCAGCCCACCATGGCCTTCGTGCGGCTGCAGGCGGCTGTGGAGCTGGACTCGGTGCTGGAGGTGCCCATCCCCGTCCGCTTCCTCTTCGTGCTCCTGGGGCCCAGCAGTGCCAACATGGACTACCACGAGATCGGgcgctccatctccaccctcatgtCCGACAAG CAATTCCATGAGGCAGCGTATCTGGCTGACGACCGGTACGACCTGCTCAGCGCCATCAATGAGTTCCTGGACTGCAGTGTGGTGCTGCCGCCCTCCGAGGTGCAGGGTGAGGAGCTGCTGCGCACCGTAGCCCACTTCCagcgccagatgcttcagaagcgTGAGGAGCAGGAGCGCCGAGTGCTGCCAGGCACTGCGCTGGAGCCCAAGTCACCCGCCGAGAAAG CGCTGCTGAAGCTGAAGGTGGTGGATGGGGAGGCGGAGGACGAGGACGACCCCCTGCGGCGCACGGGTCGGCCCTTCGGGGGGCTCGTCCGTGACGTGCGCCGGCGCTACCCCAAGTACCTGAGTGACTTCAGGGACAGCCTGAACCCCCAGTGCGTCGCCGCCATCATCTTCATCTACTTCGCCGCGCTCTCACCGGCCATCACCTTCGGGGGGCTGCTGG GGGAGAAGACCCAGGACCTGATCGGGGTGTCGGAGCTGATCATCTCCACGGCCGTGCAGGGCATCGTCTTCTGCCTGCTGGGCGCCCAGCCGCTGCTCGTCATCGGCTTCTCCGGGCCCCTGCTCGTCTTCGAAGAAGCGTTTTTCACA TTCTGCACGACCAACGGGCTGGAGTACCTGGTGGGGCGCGTGTGGATCGGCTTCTGGCTCATCCTCATCGTGCTGGTGATGGTGGCTGTGGAGGGCAGCATCCTGGTGCGCTTCGTGTCCCGCTTCACCCAGGAGATCTTCGCCTTCCTCATCTCCCTCATCTTCATCTACGAGACCTTCTCCAAGCTGGCCAAG ATCTTCCAGGAGCACCCCCTGCACGGCTGCGGGTGGGCGAACGGGACGGGCACGGAGAATGGCAGCGCGCCCCTGGGGAATGGGACGGGGGGCCGGCCCGGGCCGGCGGTGACGGGGCAGCCCAACACGGCCCTGCTCTCGCTGGTGCTCATGGCCGGCACCTTCTTCATCGCCTTCTTCCTGCGCAAGTTCAAGAACAGCCGCTTCTTCCCCGGGCGG ATCCGTCGGGTGATCGGGGACTTCGGGGTGCCCATCGCCATCCTCATCATGGTGCTGGTGGATTTCAGCATCCGGGACACGTACACGCAG aagcTGAGCGTTCCCAGTGGCTTCTCAGTGACGGCCCCGGAGAAGCGGGGCTGGGTCATCAACCCCCTGGGCGAGGGCAGCTCCTTCCCCGTCTGGATGATGGTGGCCAGCGCGCTGCCGGCCGTGCTGGTCTTCATCCTCATCTTCATGGAGACCCAGATCACCAC GCTGATCATCAGTAAGAAGGAGCGCATGCTGCAGAAGGGCTCCGGCTTCCACCTCGACCTGCTGCTCATCGTGGCCATGGGCGGCTTCTGCGCCCTCTTCGGGCTGCCCTGGCTGGCGGCCGCCACGGTGCGCTCGGTGACCCACGCCAACGCCCTGACGGTCATGAGCAAGGCCGTGGCCCCCGGCGACAAGCCCAAGATCCAGGAGGTGAAGGAGCAGCGCGTCACAGGGCTGCTGGTGGCCCTGCTCGTGG gcctGTCCATCGTCATCGGGGACCTGCTGCGGCACATCCCCCTGGCTGTGCTCTTCGGGATCTTCCTGTACATGGGCGTCACCTCGCTGAACGGCATCCAGTTCTACGAGCGCCTGCACCTGCTGCTCATGCCTCCCAAGCACCACCCCGACGTCACCTTCGTCAAAAAG